The following coding sequences are from one Synechococcus sp. HK05 window:
- the lgt gene encoding prolipoprotein diacylglyceryl transferase produces MPLALFTSPGPLLFQLGPFSLRWYGLLIAVAVLLGLLLATRLGKQRSIDPALIADLLPILVLAAVIGARLYYVTFEWRQYQLNWLDAFAIWRGGIAIHGALIGGTLAVILYSRWRRIAFWNLLDVLLPSVALGQAIGRWGNFFNSEAFGLPTDLPWKLTIPYANRPVEFLDQSTFHPTFLYESLWNLGVLALLLVLFERGVRGKISLPMGAISCFYLVAYSAGRFWIEGLRIDPLCLMGTPPDCDGGLRMAQLVSLLLIGLGALGLYWLYGRRQPLPDPSGVQP; encoded by the coding sequence ATGCCCCTCGCTTTGTTCACCTCACCGGGGCCCTTGCTGTTTCAGCTGGGGCCCTTTTCTCTGCGCTGGTACGGCCTGCTGATTGCAGTGGCCGTGTTGCTGGGGCTACTGCTGGCCACACGCCTGGGCAAGCAGCGCAGCATCGATCCCGCTCTGATTGCCGATCTGCTGCCGATCCTGGTGCTGGCTGCCGTGATTGGCGCCCGGCTCTATTACGTGACGTTTGAGTGGCGGCAATACCAGCTGAATTGGCTGGATGCCTTCGCTATCTGGCGGGGGGGCATCGCCATTCATGGCGCCCTGATCGGCGGCACCCTCGCTGTGATCCTCTACAGCCGCTGGCGGCGCATCGCCTTCTGGAACCTCCTGGATGTGCTGCTGCCCTCGGTAGCCCTTGGCCAGGCGATCGGGCGCTGGGGCAACTTCTTCAATTCAGAGGCCTTCGGCCTGCCCACGGATCTCCCCTGGAAGCTCACGATTCCCTACGCCAATCGGCCTGTGGAGTTCCTCGACCAGAGCACCTTCCACCCCACCTTCCTCTACGAATCCCTCTGGAACCTCGGCGTGCTGGCGCTGCTGCTGGTGCTATTTGAGCGGGGTGTGCGGGGCAAGATCTCCTTGCCGATGGGTGCCATCAGCTGCTTCTACCTGGTGGCCTACAGCGCTGGGCGCTTCTGGATTGAGGGCCTGCGGATCGATCCCCTCTGCCTGATGGGCACCCCGCCCGACTGCGATGGAGGCCTGCGCATGGCACAGCTGGTGAGCCTGCTGCTGATTGGCCTCGGAGCACTGGGCCTTTACTGGCTGTATGGCCGGCGCCAACCCCTGCCGGACCCCAGCGGAGTGCAGCCATGA
- the cobM gene encoding precorrin-4 C(11)-methyltransferase — protein sequence MSGKVWIVGAGPGAPDLLTLRAARAIEQAEVLIWTDSLVNPQLAAMAPEGCERVRTSTLTLEEVMAVMLERAATGKRVVRLHDGDTCLYSALHEQLCRLLDADVEVEVVPGLSAYQATAAALQAELTIPGVVQTIVLSRAGGRTGVPAREELQHLAALQASLCLYLSARHVEEVQAELLQHYPAETPVAIGYRVSWPDQWLQVVPLSEMARASQERELIRTTLYVVSPALAAPGAARSRLYSASHHHLFRGGA from the coding sequence ATGAGCGGCAAGGTTTGGATCGTGGGGGCAGGTCCGGGAGCGCCAGATCTGCTCACCCTGCGTGCCGCCCGGGCGATCGAGCAGGCGGAGGTGCTGATCTGGACCGATTCGCTGGTGAACCCCCAACTCGCAGCCATGGCCCCCGAGGGATGCGAGCGGGTGCGCACCAGCACCCTCACGCTGGAGGAGGTGATGGCTGTGATGCTCGAGCGCGCCGCCACCGGCAAGCGGGTGGTGCGCCTCCATGACGGCGACACCTGTTTGTACAGCGCCCTGCATGAACAGCTTTGCCGGCTGCTGGATGCCGATGTGGAGGTGGAGGTGGTGCCAGGGCTGAGCGCCTACCAAGCCACCGCCGCAGCGTTGCAGGCGGAGCTCACCATCCCAGGGGTGGTGCAAACCATCGTGCTCAGCCGCGCTGGCGGGCGAACCGGCGTGCCCGCGCGCGAAGAGCTGCAGCATCTCGCTGCCCTGCAGGCTTCGCTCTGCCTGTACCTCAGCGCCCGCCATGTGGAGGAGGTGCAGGCGGAGCTCCTGCAGCACTACCCAGCCGAAACGCCGGTTGCGATCGGCTACCGGGTGAGCTGGCCGGATCAATGGCTTCAGGTGGTGCCGCTGTCGGAGATGGCGCGGGCCAGCCAGGAGCGCGAACTGATTCGCACCACGCTGTACGTGGTGAGCCCAGCCCTGGCCGCCCCAGGAGCCGCCCGCTCACGGCTCTACTCAGCCAGCCATCACCACCTGTTCCGCGGCGGAGCTTGA
- a CDS encoding helix-turn-helix domain-containing protein codes for MTASEANPSTAGQHDATALSSGSSDPLMVLGQRLRTAREQRGLSSAALAEQLHMGEEQLNALESGDPQRLPELVFVIAQARRVAAALGVDATPLVEPLKQLRSTIKPAPAPLSSAEPSGRQRPRARLSPQSYTSQPRARGTGGGGALRWLGSVALLAGIGAAGFWGWQQLPQRAARRSAPQPAKPAQPAAAPVAAKPTPKPAPAPIPSELSLSAAQPSWLTVRTAKGKVLFEGTFQGKRQFPLAGGLEILAGRPDLVIVSQGNGPGKPLGPIDQIRWMSFSAPPR; via the coding sequence GTGACCGCCAGTGAGGCCAACCCTTCCACAGCCGGGCAACACGACGCAACGGCTCTGAGCAGCGGCTCCAGCGATCCCTTGATGGTGCTGGGCCAACGCCTGCGGACCGCTCGCGAGCAGCGCGGCCTGAGTAGCGCCGCCCTGGCCGAACAACTGCACATGGGCGAGGAGCAACTCAACGCCCTTGAATCCGGAGACCCGCAGCGCCTGCCGGAACTGGTGTTTGTGATTGCCCAGGCGCGCCGGGTGGCCGCGGCCCTCGGCGTCGATGCCACCCCCCTGGTGGAGCCGCTCAAGCAGCTGCGCAGCACCATCAAGCCGGCCCCAGCCCCCCTGAGCAGCGCCGAGCCCTCCGGCCGTCAACGCCCCCGCGCCCGGCTCAGTCCCCAGAGCTACACCAGTCAGCCGCGTGCCCGCGGCACAGGCGGCGGCGGCGCCCTGCGCTGGCTCGGGAGCGTGGCCCTGTTAGCCGGCATCGGTGCGGCTGGCTTCTGGGGATGGCAGCAACTGCCGCAACGGGCAGCCCGCCGCTCGGCTCCGCAACCGGCCAAACCTGCCCAACCGGCTGCAGCACCAGTTGCAGCCAAGCCCACCCCTAAGCCGGCACCTGCCCCGATTCCCAGCGAACTCAGCCTCAGCGCCGCCCAGCCCAGCTGGCTCACGGTGCGCACCGCCAAGGGAAAGGTGTTGTTTGAGGGCACGTTCCAGGGCAAGCGCCAATTCCCGCTGGCCGGTGGCCTAGAAATCCTGGCGGGCCGCCCCGATCTGGTGATCGTGAGCCAGGGCAACGGCCCCGGCAAACCACTGGGGCCGATCGATCAGATCCGCTGGATGAGCTTCAGCGCTCCTCCACGCTGA